AATAcaataactctattatagagtaacaccGTTAGAACAAACGTTACgatataatagagttactctattttggtataaattatagaaaaaaaaatagaatctcATTAAAGATGGTCTAAAAGgttgtttttctatttcttttctttttcgccGGTGGTTCATTTgttgttttgaatttgttttgagAACAATTGGTGTGGTGGATTAGGGCTTCTTCTCATCTCGGCTCTGTCTAGGCAGTGTGTGAATCTCTGTATTTATGCATGTCTAGTTTTATTGAAAATAGGTCTCATCATTTTTTTCAAGGGTTGTGGTTTTCACTTTCCTGTTTGTGAATGTAGCTTATTCTTTGATTGGTTCTCAATTCTCATCGAAACAGGGAGCAGGTAGTGAGTTGAAGGGTGGTGTATAGCAGTGAGAGGGGTTAGAGGTGCTTAAACTGTTGGGCTTGTTGAGTAAGATCATTGTTTTGATGGTGATGACGAGTGTGTGAAAGTGATATCTGATAGCGGCTAACTGCAACAACAATTTCTATGACTGGCTCAGCACGAACTCCTTTCTAATGTTCAATAACTTTTTTGGCGAATCTTTCCACTCGTAATCTTTCTCTAATGTTTAGTAGTCTGGATATTTTTTTGGTGGTTCAAGTTTTGAGTACTCTTGTGCTCTACTTTTCCGGATCTTTGGTCTTTGTTGTTTAGAGGTcgttttaacggttttaaaattgttaaaatataatacacctatttttaaaaaaaatctttattataatatttaattgttaaaatttaataaatgataGTTAAAGATAGTATAATTACCTATTTGATAATGTAAATATtctacaaattttaattttcgttttaaaactaaaactgaattaatatttatttataatattttagaatttttaatgttatagtttctaaatctaaaactgaattaatatttaattataatattttaagaaaaattataaatttaattaaaattttaaaaatccgaAAATCTGTTATAATAAATAGGAAATatagaaacatttaaaatattattgaatggTAAAATTATCTCATTTGTAGTGGTACATTCTTTTATGCAGAAATCGTTTAATTTATAAGTAATGGTCAAATTATctttaattaaagtttttaaaatcaattgaattttctataaaatatcaCATAAATGTAAGATTAATTTCATATAGTATTTCTGTTTTgataagatatataaatatatatacttgtgTTTATGTAATTTCACAAAACccagataaataataattagttattaaGTATACTagcaaatattgaatttttttattcgtTATCATTTCaattaccaaacaaaaaacttcCAAAATGTCTCTATACTCTCGAATTTCGACACATCAAGAaacaatgataaaataaaattctaatttCTTAAGTATTCTTAAATTGCTTCCTCTTGTCTAGTCTTCTTGGATCTAGGTTCGAATCAAGTTCTCGAAATTAAATGCACCAAAGGTCTTACTATAATTTTTCTGTATAAAAAAatgtgtaagaaaaaaaaaatagagcatTTAGTATATAAATGTGACGTTGGAAAAGATGCCTCTAATGTCAACTTTTGTCTGAAAATGTAACCCGTTTTGTAGATATAACAACAAGAACAACGTGCGAAGATACTTGTCTTCTATATAGACGATGGAGAATTCACTAGAGGTTAAGCCTGATCCTTCTATATGTCTCTATCCATATATTTTAACCAGACACTAAAGATTTCCTATATGAAAACGAACTTACAGTCTACTTGATTAAGTCGGCCGGATAAGACagatatatttacaaaaatcagTGTTATCGCATATATATGTCTCTGGTGGTTACACAGGAATAGTGGTATAAGATTCTCAGACTATCACAAGAATCTGGCCTTTTTTTGAATGGTTGGTTTTTGTGTCGTGGGCATGCTGCAACTTTTTCATGTACTCCTACAAGATATGACGAGTCGAAAGACATGAGTCACACTGCAAAGAATCATTAAACTGTCGCTGCAATGGACATTTTTGAGTTTTTGCTAATGGTCATTCACACTGCCAGATCAACAAATCTAATTACTATTTTATATGATGtgaagaaatgttttttttttgtccttggcaaaaaaaaaatgttttttttcttgaggAAGCAAAGTGTTTCCCATGCACAGCTGTGTAGCAAATGATATGAGATGGCATGTGAGATATGTATCTACGAATATAACATAGCTTAAAGTATTATTGTAACATCCCGAAAGagcgagagagcgggcgtgggtggcccattaacCGTGGGCGGTCGGACgttataattatttcaaaaacttGTAAGATAATTTACTCTTTTGAAGATTTAGAGGATCGTCCTACTTAGATCACTTGTGATATAGGTATTTTGAGTTCTGAAATGGTGGAGAGCATAATCATTGGTCTCTTCCTTTTAATTTCCACTTTATGTAAATGAAAATAATCTGTGGAAGAGAAAAAGAAGTTACCAAGTTGGTTAAATAATTGAAGCATCTAGTACTCTTATGCTTTGAGATCCTTTATCAGAACTTGGTAAAGACCGTGTCCACTTTTATTATCCGCAGTCACATCAAACGGTTAAGAGCATTGTAAAACCTAACAACAGCTGATGGGTTTTTAATACAAAAACCTTTTGTAAAACGACAGTTGCAGCATTAGAATCCACACGAGTGAAGACTCGAGATGGtgctttatttaattttatcctAAGAGAAATATAAATGGAATTAGAGGTAAGATTCTGATAAGTAATGGAATAAAGGGAAGAGATATGTACAAATACTAgtatactaggataagatccgcgccttgcgcgggattaagttattatttttattatattttggagaatgaaacaatagtttggtttcatttggattaggggtgttcaatccggatatcgggttggtttcggttcggttcggttttttttcggtatttcggttagtaaaatataactactattctaaatctatatttactttgactttagtctttcacatacttttgaaagatttcaactggacgactaaattgatcagccaatcttattactttaaatcattagtatttatttatatatatatatatatatatatatattatttagtttgaatatttattaaataaaaattcatatgcgttatatttttatgatcatttgtaacttattataacaaacaaaataatctattgatcacaaaattttcagaatgagaatcttcaaatttctaataatatatagacgttttgaaaaattcaaaatataacatataagaaaaaatataaatgtttttattatatatttaatgtgatttttaatatctttcaattatataaaattaaaaaaaaaaactaagataccaaaattgttatcaaatatttattattcataataattaattttcatatatacgttaatcatattaggtaatttcgtagcttctaattaaggaaagtgcagaaaaaaaatttggtagattatttatcaattcgatagttagtttaataaaaaatataatgtaagttaagatgaatcaacctatttttctaagaatagtatattttatatagtcaattattaaatgagaatttataatcatacagttctatgatcattcatatcgttttataactgaatatttaaatcatcgataacaaaattttcaatgtgaaatctttaataagtttataatttataaatgtttttaaaaattcattgaaagttttaatattaaaatatttatgtaatcttatggtatatagtttaatctatatatatatatgttttattattaaatgatattttttactcatatggttttaaaatcatgtttatcttcttataatattaaataaaagttcatattaatacaattttatgatcatttgtaacttattatgacaaaaaaataatctattgatcacaaaattttcagagtggggatcttcaaatttttaataatttatagacgttttgaaaaattcaaatttaaaatataagaaaaaatataaatgtttttattatatatttaatgtgattttttaatatattttagtaatataaaattaaaaaagaactaagttacaaaaaatgttatcaattatttattattcataataattaatttttacatatatgttaatcatattaggtaatttcgtagcttttatttaaggaaagtgcaaaacatttttggtaagttatttatcaattagatagttaatttaataaaaagtgtaatataagttaagatagagcaacctatttttctaagaatagtatattttatatagttatttattaaataagaatttataatcatacggttctatgatcattcttatcgtttaataacaaaatatttaaatcatcgataacaaaattttcaatctgaaatctttaataagtttataatttaccaATGTTCTTgcaaattcattgaaagttttaatattaaaatatttatgtaatcttatggtatatagtgtttaatatatatatatatatatatatatatatatatatatatatatatttattttattattaaatgatattttttactcatatggttttaaaatcatgtgtatcttcttataataaaaatgttaaaccattgatcattaatttttaacataataattttaatagttttagtcatttattgtcgtttttaaaaattcaaaatataacatatacgaaaaaatctaaattttacttttatagctaatttgattgtttaatttattttaataatataaaattaaacaaaaaatgatggaggagatataaattgttatcaaatctttattattaaaatcattaattatcatatatatatattagtcatttatggtaattccgtaggttttatttatgGAAAGCAAAtagcatatcatatcattatatcatatagtttgaccaacttatgtatctaacaacatataaaaatcgaatgtggacctacttatttttcaattgaatgtaattgactacctaattgagtgccacctatgcattggggcctcttttaattaatacaaaattgaggttatatcttttcaaatgttcttcaattaatatataagggattagttttagaataaattaaactgagagagagagagaggaggaggtGGGAACCCACCAGAGACGATTGATCGGCCAACATCGTAAAGaaagtctcttttttttttttttttaatgtctctctctctcaatctttCTGTTCTTAGGTGTGTGAGGGTGTTTTTCACActactatatatttatgtgcTCACATGGGTTCCCTTTGAGGGAGGTCAAGAAGAAACTTACCAAAGGCAGTACTAGCCTTTAAGCTTTCTTTACTTTGGTACCGTTACAACTCTTAAGAACTTTTCATAAGAATCACAACGGCGACAACTACAAGAACTAGTAAAGAAATTTGTTCAGGATCCATCATGCCTCCAAATTGCATAGCACCAAGGCCTGAAGAAAATGGGGAAGCCACGGTGCAAGGTTTGACAGATATGTCAGAAACACAGGGCAAGCCTGTACTAGCCTTCCCCGTAGCCACTTCACAGCCTGGTCTCCAGCTCTCCATGTACCCCATAACTCTCAAGGTTTGTGTGTGtctcactctctctttctctatctcTATCTCCTCCAGtataagagaaaagaaaataaaaaccatTTTGTTCACTTCTTGTTTCAATTTTCTGCTGAGCTTTTAGTTTTGCCTGcaaaaataaatctcataagaatatgactttctcttctttctttagcGTGGTAGTTGATTACAAGGCGGGATGTCTATTCCTAACAGCGTTTTTCATTGATATGGTTGAACAGTTTGAGGAGGTTGAGTACAAGGTTAAGATAGAGCATACGGGTCAGTGTTTAGGATCATGGAGCTGCAAAGAGAAGACGATTCTTAATGGAATAACGGGTATGGTCTGTCCAGGAGAGATTCTAGCTATGTTAGGTCCATCAGGAAGTGGCAAAACCACTCT
The nucleotide sequence above comes from Brassica napus cultivar Da-Ae chromosome A9, Da-Ae, whole genome shotgun sequence. Encoded proteins:
- the LOC125577601 gene encoding LOW QUALITY PROTEIN: defensin-like protein 316 (The sequence of the model RefSeq protein was modified relative to this genomic sequence to represent the inferred CDS: inserted 2 bases in 1 codon) — protein: MSFDSSYLVGVHEKVAACPRHKNQPFKKRPDSCDSLRILYHYSCVTTRDXYICDNTDFCKYICLIRPT